A DNA window from Oscarella lobularis chromosome 8, ooOscLobu1.1, whole genome shotgun sequence contains the following coding sequences:
- the LOC136190117 gene encoding dynein light chain Tctex-type 5-B-like: MQDPNQTETRGRKTVQIIDKPFEIPPMERRRTSVAVRKPPPQPQPQRRPSCPAQLPHRRTSRSSLSRPWAQEKPPKEPEKPPPAPNTFQLEPYVKFPVDAATATIKTTVDEALADQTYDPATCKRLCGRLADEVKAKVRRLPLDERYKIVVVCAIGDKSTQGIRVASRCAWDHERDNFASYSYDNKSLFATVTVYAVYFY, encoded by the coding sequence ATGCAGGATCCGAATCAAACCGAAACGCGCGGAAGAAAAACTGTGCAAATAATCGACAAGCCGTTCGAAATTCCGCCgatggaacgacgaagaacgagcgtcgccgttcgcAAGCCTCCGCCCCAGCCCCAGCCCCAGAGACGCCCCTCCTGCCCCGCGCAGCTCCCGCATCGACGAACGAGTCGTTCGTCGCTCAGTCGACCGTGGGCTCAGGAGAAGCCACCGAAAGAGCCGGAgaagccgccgccggcgcccAACACCTTCCAACTCGAGCCCTACGTGAAGTttcccgtcgacgcggcgacggcgacgatcaagacgaccgtcgacgaggcgcTCGCCGATCAGACGTACGATCCGGCGACGTGCAAGCGTCTATGCGGTCGTCTCGCTGACGAGGTCAAGGCGAAAGTGAGACGCTTGCCGCTCGACGAACGATACAagattgtcgtcgtttgcgcgaTTGGGGACAAGTCGACGCAGGGGATACGAGTTGCGAGTCGGTGCGCTTGGGATCACGAGCGCGACAATTTTGCTTCGTACTCCTATGATAATAAGAGTTTGTTTGCGACTGTCACCGTCTATGCCGTTTACTTTTACTGA